A genomic segment from Desulfonatronum lacustre DSM 10312 encodes:
- a CDS encoding ABC transporter substrate-binding protein, producing the protein MRLIATAVVFCLLLMTSTSALAQNVNLTMYYPVAVGGPITKIIDEMIADFQKDNPGITVQAVYAGNYDDTRTKALAALNAGEPVQLSVLFSIDVFDLMDQDVIVPFDDLVATDEEREWLRSFYPALMQNSTVDGKVYGIPFQRSTIVMYYNKDAFRDAGLDPESPPATWDEMVQASKKLTKRDASGNVTQWGVHVPSSGYPYWMFQAFAMQNNQVLMSGDGTEVYFDHPAVVESLEFWRDLSHAHDVMPRGVIDWGTLRQKFLEGSTAMMWHTTGNLTPVRNEARFDFGVAMLPAKQRRGSPTGGGNFYVFKNASAEEQKAALQFIRWMTSPERAADWSIATGYVGVRQDAYATPALSEYVEGFSAAAVARDQLEYATAEFSTFETARVKKFLDDAIQSVLTGQAQPAQALQGAQAAAERVLRAYK; encoded by the coding sequence ATGCGCCTTATCGCGACCGCCGTGGTTTTCTGCCTGCTGCTCATGACGAGCACGTCTGCTCTGGCCCAGAACGTCAATCTGACCATGTATTACCCCGTGGCCGTGGGTGGCCCGATCACCAAGATCATCGACGAGATGATCGCCGATTTCCAAAAGGACAATCCGGGGATCACGGTCCAGGCCGTGTACGCCGGGAACTACGACGACACGCGGACCAAGGCCCTGGCCGCGCTGAACGCCGGAGAGCCGGTGCAGCTTTCCGTGCTGTTTTCCATCGACGTTTTCGATCTGATGGATCAGGACGTGATCGTGCCTTTTGACGATCTGGTCGCCACCGATGAGGAGCGCGAGTGGCTGCGAAGCTTTTATCCCGCGCTGATGCAGAACAGCACGGTGGACGGGAAGGTGTACGGCATCCCGTTCCAGCGCTCGACCATTGTGATGTACTACAACAAGGACGCGTTCCGGGATGCCGGACTGGACCCGGAGAGCCCGCCGGCCACTTGGGACGAAATGGTCCAGGCTTCGAAAAAGCTGACCAAACGCGACGCTTCGGGCAACGTGACCCAGTGGGGCGTGCACGTCCCGTCCTCGGGATATCCCTATTGGATGTTTCAGGCCTTTGCCATGCAGAACAACCAGGTGTTGATGTCCGGTGACGGCACCGAGGTCTACTTTGATCATCCGGCTGTGGTGGAAAGTCTGGAGTTTTGGCGCGACCTGTCCCATGCCCACGACGTCATGCCCAGGGGCGTGATCGACTGGGGAACGCTGCGCCAGAAATTCCTGGAGGGCAGCACGGCCATGATGTGGCACACCACCGGCAACCTGACTCCTGTCCGCAACGAGGCCCGTTTTGATTTTGGAGTGGCCATGCTCCCGGCCAAACAGCGCCGCGGCAGCCCCACGGGCGGCGGCAATTTTTACGTGTTCAAAAACGCCAGCGCCGAGGAGCAGAAGGCGGCTTTGCAATTCATCCGTTGGATGACCTCCCCGGAGCGGGCCGCGGACTGGTCCATCGCCACCGGGTACGTGGGTGTTCGCCAGGACGCTTACGCCACCCCAGCGTTGTCCGAGTACGTGGAAGGTTTTTCGGCGGCGGCCGTAGCCCGGGATCAACTGGAGTACGCCACCGCGGAGTTCTCCACCTTTGAGACGGCCCGGGTGAAGAAGTTCCTGGACGACGCCATACAGTCGGTGCTCACCGGGCAGGCCCAGCCAGCCCAGGCTCTGCAAGGCGCCCAGGCCGCGGCTGAGCGCGTGTTGCGCGCGTACAAATAG
- a CDS encoding ATP-binding protein, whose protein sequence is MQQHSDVVSITFPSKATLIPVFGAAIREYATLAGFSAKDAERLCLAFEEAASYAISLGFGQEDDVLRLGLSRTTIGLEMVVRSKGLPLEDEALPTFDPQRFAVAGDDTGLHSFLARQMVDEVTFSLLEGGEREIRLVKHGGAQEGGQDKGREMRALSRKPSTGPPKRRTLTSHAVRLGKPEDGEGIARLALRAHGAVFFNEAIYYPARVREMLEQGEMVSVVAETASGELMAHCALVADTPGARVRELTYAFLDTRFKSPGVNEAVYAFLSESARTLGLRAMCALAVTNHIHSQRNLLQQGFKESALLLAASPASRSWREKDGHDPGRIASVVFVNYLCGGDEALLHVPDRHRPMVRQIFQHLGKKYRFSDDSGRGLPEGPAQIYSESDFKEGWTWISVAQYGYDILKHVGDRLALSCGQGIPVAHLELPLADPATGAVADLVEKMGFFFAGVGLNDDGGEVLVLQYLHGVDPGYDSTHLATPFGRELLEYVRSVEPGTYSDSRP, encoded by the coding sequence ATGCAGCAGCACTCCGATGTCGTTTCGATTACCTTCCCTTCCAAAGCGACCTTGATCCCTGTTTTCGGGGCAGCGATTCGGGAATATGCCACGCTGGCTGGTTTTTCCGCGAAGGATGCCGAACGTCTTTGTCTCGCCTTTGAAGAAGCCGCTTCCTACGCCATTTCGCTGGGTTTTGGGCAGGAGGACGACGTGTTGCGGCTCGGATTGTCCCGCACCACGATCGGCCTTGAGATGGTTGTCCGCTCCAAGGGGCTGCCCCTGGAGGACGAGGCGCTTCCGACCTTCGATCCGCAACGGTTCGCGGTCGCAGGGGACGACACCGGGTTGCACTCTTTTCTTGCCCGGCAAATGGTTGACGAGGTGACGTTTTCTCTACTGGAGGGTGGAGAGCGGGAGATCCGACTCGTCAAGCATGGGGGCGCCCAGGAAGGTGGACAGGACAAGGGACGGGAAATGAGGGCACTGTCGCGGAAGCCTTCCACCGGTCCGCCCAAGCGTCGGACACTGACCAGCCACGCCGTTCGCCTGGGCAAGCCCGAGGATGGCGAAGGCATCGCCCGGTTGGCATTGCGGGCGCATGGCGCGGTGTTCTTCAATGAAGCCATCTATTATCCCGCCCGAGTTCGCGAGATGCTCGAGCAGGGGGAGATGGTCTCCGTGGTGGCTGAAACGGCAAGTGGAGAACTCATGGCGCATTGCGCCCTGGTGGCCGACACGCCGGGAGCGCGCGTGAGGGAACTGACCTATGCCTTCCTGGATACGCGGTTCAAGAGCCCCGGCGTGAACGAGGCCGTGTACGCCTTTCTCAGCGAGAGCGCCCGAACGCTGGGTCTTCGCGCGATGTGCGCCCTGGCGGTCACGAACCATATCCATTCCCAGCGCAACCTCCTTCAGCAAGGATTTAAGGAAAGTGCACTGCTTTTGGCGGCAAGCCCGGCCTCCCGGAGTTGGCGGGAAAAGGACGGGCATGATCCGGGGCGCATCGCCAGCGTCGTGTTCGTCAACTATCTGTGCGGAGGCGACGAGGCCCTCCTCCACGTTCCGGACAGGCACCGGCCCATGGTCAGGCAAATATTCCAGCATCTGGGGAAAAAATATCGCTTTTCCGATGATTCGGGGCGCGGTCTGCCTGAAGGCCCCGCACAGATTTATTCGGAATCCGACTTCAAGGAAGGGTGGACGTGGATCAGCGTCGCTCAATACGGATACGACATCCTGAAACACGTGGGCGACCGGTTGGCATTGTCTTGCGGACAGGGAATCCCGGTCGCGCACCTCGAGCTTCCCTTGGCGGACCCGGCCACCGGAGCGGTGGCCGATCTTGTTGAAAAGATGGGGTTCTTCTTTGCCGGAGTCGGCTTGAACGACGATGGAGGAGAGGTTCTTGTGCTCCAGTACCTGCATGGCGTGGATCCGGGCTACGACTCCACCCACCTTGCCACCCCCTTTGGCCGTGAACTTTTGGAGTATGTGCGCAGCGTGGAGCCCGGCACGTATTCTGATTCGCGTCCGTGA
- a CDS encoding carbohydrate ABC transporter permease: protein MISAKISHYLESFGAWLLALIWAGPLLYAAWAAFHPPAYIANFDLFAPLTLDNFRTAWNTAPFARYFLNSFAYVSMTLAGQFVLCTLAAFAFARFSFPGRDIAFMLVLVQLMIMPDQLIVKNYELMSRLNLVDTTTAISLPYMASAFGTFLLRQTFKQIPRELEEAARVEGAGWLRVLWKVYVPLGKPTYIAYGLVSVSHHWNNFLWPLVITNSVNTRPLTVGLAIFGAPESGVNFAIITAGTLIAVAPLLIAFLLFQRQFVQSFMRSGIK from the coding sequence ATGATTTCCGCTAAAATTTCCCACTACCTGGAAAGTTTCGGAGCCTGGCTCCTGGCCCTGATCTGGGCCGGGCCGCTGCTGTACGCGGCCTGGGCCGCTTTTCACCCTCCGGCGTACATCGCCAATTTCGATCTGTTCGCGCCGTTGACCCTGGACAATTTCCGCACGGCCTGGAACACCGCTCCCTTTGCCCGCTACTTCCTGAATTCCTTCGCCTACGTGAGCATGACCCTGGCCGGGCAGTTCGTCTTGTGCACCCTGGCCGCCTTTGCCTTTGCCCGGTTTTCGTTTCCCGGGCGGGACATCGCCTTCATGCTGGTCCTGGTGCAGCTGATGATCATGCCGGACCAATTGATCGTAAAGAATTACGAACTGATGAGCCGCCTGAATCTGGTGGACACCACCACGGCCATTTCCCTGCCCTACATGGCCTCGGCCTTCGGCACCTTCCTGCTGCGTCAGACCTTCAAGCAGATCCCCAGGGAGCTGGAGGAAGCGGCCCGGGTGGAGGGCGCGGGCTGGCTGCGGGTGCTCTGGAAAGTCTACGTCCCCCTGGGCAAGCCCACCTACATCGCCTACGGCCTCGTCTCGGTGAGTCACCACTGGAACAACTTTCTCTGGCCCCTGGTGATTACCAACTCCGTGAACACCAGACCCCTGACCGTGGGGCTGGCCATTTTCGGCGCACCCGAATCCGGCGTGAACTTCGCGATCATCACCGCCGGAACATTGATCGCCGTTGCCCCGCTGCTCATCGCCTTCCTGCTGTTCCAGCGCCAGTTCGTGCAGAGCTTCATGCGCTCGGGCATCAAGTGA
- a CDS encoding molybdopterin-dependent oxidoreductase has product MTMKTIIPTTCTRDCPSTCGLLATVENGRLVRLSGNPEHPLTRGAACGKTARYVRRVYSPERVTAPMVRRDGRWEIVSWDAALDLVAERIKTVIAESGPEAILSYQGYGERTALKLLNRYFFSLLGGVTTPRGSLCGGTGQAAQNLSVGDRVSHDPLDHANSRSMILWGRNPVSTNAGLIPIIRDLRRRGGPILLVDPARTRSAALADHHIAVRPGRDVFLALAAAKLILAAGAEDKTFLEQCSQGGEAFLELVGGFSLDELCRKAGVGQDQVRLFADTLITSKPTSILLGWGLHRHALAHQSIQAIDALGALSGNLGVPGGGVSQGFEEYGPYDQRLWGNGLHPPRRTLLMPRIGEEILNATNPKIRMIFVTASNPVCMAPNSDKVSRAFRQTEFVVYSGHFLDDTADHAHAFLPATTFLEEQDVMASYGHNYVGAVNRVIEPVGECRSEFRMFQELARRFPFAEAYCRNLEAWLEDLCAPLRDQGGDLQALRSRPFRVNAPMVPYADRRFPTPSGKFRFLKHLDDPDPSPETPEFPYTLLTVAPHDAICSERTLADHEPLPVVVLSTCQAARLELEEGRMVKVFSPYGAVKARLSVASGMREDILVAERGGWVKGGHGLNQLTRDMASRVGDGCPYYETRVAIAPWPAEDVQDVRILVIEHSRLAPGGNFVKALLRQGARVTTLRPMDGDDLPKELDDFAGLVVLGGPQHAFDDASAPHFPRLLDLMRTFEAKQRPVAGICLGAQLLARAHGGTTYTLSGLEFGFVQHHPTPAAEDDPVISAALPLPPLMEFHEDSFTLPPGATLLVQGETCPNQCFRVGRASYGFQFHLEADSTILADWLTLFRQGGIPAYRAYQDQFPDAYYTDLSRRLPLLLADATTFCDKAAQAWLRLRGKGREPR; this is encoded by the coding sequence ATGACCATGAAAACAATCATCCCAACGACGTGCACCCGGGACTGCCCCAGCACCTGCGGGCTTTTGGCAACCGTGGAGAACGGACGCCTGGTCCGGTTGAGCGGGAACCCCGAGCATCCGCTGACCAGGGGGGCGGCCTGCGGCAAGACGGCGCGGTATGTGCGGCGGGTCTACAGTCCGGAACGGGTCACGGCTCCGATGGTCCGACGTGATGGCCGCTGGGAGATCGTGAGCTGGGACGCTGCCTTGGACCTTGTAGCCGAGCGGATCAAAACCGTGATCGCCGAATCCGGGCCGGAAGCCATCCTCTCCTACCAAGGGTACGGAGAACGCACGGCCCTGAAGCTGCTCAACCGTTATTTCTTCAGCCTGCTGGGCGGCGTGACCACCCCGCGCGGCTCTCTCTGCGGCGGGACGGGTCAGGCGGCCCAGAATCTCAGTGTCGGCGACCGGGTCTCCCATGACCCGCTGGATCACGCCAACAGTCGGTCCATGATTCTCTGGGGCCGCAATCCGGTTTCCACCAACGCCGGCTTGATCCCGATCATCCGGGATCTGCGCCGACGAGGCGGGCCGATTCTGCTGGTCGACCCGGCCCGGACCCGTTCCGCGGCCCTGGCGGATCACCATATCGCGGTGCGGCCGGGCCGCGACGTCTTCCTGGCCCTGGCCGCGGCCAAGCTGATCCTGGCCGCCGGGGCCGAGGACAAAACATTCCTGGAGCAGTGCAGCCAGGGAGGCGAGGCGTTTTTGGAGCTGGTGGGCGGTTTCAGCCTGGACGAACTGTGCCGAAAAGCCGGAGTTGGTCAGGATCAGGTCCGGCTTTTCGCCGACACCCTGATCACGTCCAAGCCCACGTCCATTCTCCTGGGCTGGGGCCTGCACCGGCACGCCTTGGCCCATCAGTCCATCCAGGCCATCGACGCCCTGGGAGCGCTCAGCGGCAACCTGGGCGTTCCCGGAGGAGGCGTCAGTCAAGGGTTCGAGGAGTACGGGCCCTATGACCAGCGATTGTGGGGAAATGGACTGCATCCGCCTCGGCGGACCCTGCTCATGCCCAGGATCGGGGAGGAGATTCTGAACGCGACGAACCCGAAAATCCGGATGATTTTCGTCACCGCTTCCAACCCCGTGTGCATGGCGCCCAACAGCGACAAAGTCAGCCGGGCCTTTCGCCAAACCGAGTTCGTGGTCTACAGCGGTCACTTCCTGGACGACACCGCGGACCACGCCCATGCCTTTCTCCCCGCGACCACGTTTTTGGAAGAACAGGACGTCATGGCCAGCTACGGCCACAACTACGTCGGCGCGGTGAACAGGGTCATTGAGCCGGTGGGCGAGTGCCGGTCGGAATTCCGGATGTTTCAGGAACTGGCCCGACGGTTTCCCTTTGCCGAGGCCTATTGTCGCAATCTGGAAGCCTGGTTGGAAGACCTTTGCGCACCACTCCGGGATCAGGGAGGGGACTTGCAGGCGCTGCGAAGTCGCCCCTTCCGGGTCAACGCGCCCATGGTTCCCTACGCGGACCGCCGCTTTCCGACTCCGTCCGGAAAGTTCCGCTTCCTGAAACATTTGGACGATCCCGACCCGTCTCCGGAGACTCCGGAATTCCCCTACACCCTGTTGACCGTCGCTCCCCATGACGCCATCTGCTCCGAACGAACCCTGGCCGACCATGAACCGCTGCCCGTAGTCGTTCTGTCCACGTGTCAGGCCGCGAGGCTAGAGCTCGAAGAAGGACGGATGGTCAAGGTCTTCAGTCCGTACGGGGCGGTCAAGGCTCGTCTGAGCGTAGCCTCTGGGATGCGTGAGGACATTCTCGTGGCCGAGCGGGGAGGGTGGGTCAAGGGTGGGCACGGCCTGAACCAGTTGACCCGGGATATGGCCAGCCGGGTCGGCGACGGCTGCCCCTATTACGAAACACGTGTCGCCATAGCTCCGTGGCCCGCCGAAGACGTCCAGGATGTCCGTATCCTCGTGATTGAGCACAGTCGCCTGGCACCGGGGGGCAACTTCGTCAAGGCGTTGCTGCGCCAGGGCGCACGGGTGACCACTCTGCGTCCCATGGACGGCGATGATCTGCCGAAAGAGCTGGACGACTTCGCCGGGCTCGTGGTCCTGGGCGGGCCGCAACATGCCTTTGACGACGCATCGGCCCCGCACTTCCCCCGGCTCCTGGACCTGATGCGCACCTTTGAGGCAAAGCAACGGCCCGTGGCCGGCATCTGTCTGGGCGCGCAACTGCTGGCCCGGGCCCACGGTGGAACCACCTACACCCTTTCCGGGCTGGAGTTCGGATTCGTTCAGCACCACCCAACCCCGGCGGCCGAGGACGATCCGGTCATCAGCGCGGCCCTGCCCCTGCCTCCCTTGATGGAGTTCCACGAGGACTCGTTCACCCTGCCCCCCGGCGCGACCCTGCTTGTCCAGGGGGAGACGTGTCCCAACCAGTGCTTCCGGGTCGGCCGCGCCTCGTACGGCTTTCAATTCCACCTGGAGGCGGATTCAACGATTCTCGCCGATTGGCTGACATTGTTTCGCCAGGGAGGCATTCCCGCCTACCGCGCCTACCAGGACCAGTTCCCTGATGCGTATTATACGGACCTGTCCAGACGCCTCCCCCTGCTCCTCGCCGACGCGACAACTTTTTGCGACAAGGCCGCCCAGGCATGGCTCCGGCTCCGCGGCAAGGGCCGGGAGCCCCGGTGA
- a CDS encoding cation diffusion facilitator family transporter, whose translation MNTPANTNADATKERTALISVIMDLAFLGPTLVIAVLANSMTLYADLLGDFNVLFANAMLFFILHKMKKGMGANFDYGAGKIENLIGVIGAWFVVLSVGYIIYTSIGRLVSPVPLDPGHLAMGAVIMLASMISSGYLWIRNYRIHKRIPSPVTDIQWRVPMSDTVIAGGILVSLLAMILLRKYAWSLYIDPVISLALGGVIIYSFYGLIKSSLFDLLDRTLEEKYQIIITQELAKFYHEYVHYHGVRSRRTGGRVFIEIFLEFDPDQRVGEVQQVIRSMRESLEGKIENSFVSVSLATESVC comes from the coding sequence ATGAACACGCCAGCCAACACAAACGCCGACGCCACGAAGGAACGAACGGCGCTCATTTCAGTCATCATGGACCTGGCCTTTCTCGGCCCGACCCTCGTCATTGCCGTTCTTGCGAATTCCATGACGCTCTATGCGGATCTTCTCGGCGATTTCAACGTTTTATTCGCCAATGCCATGCTTTTTTTCATTCTTCACAAAATGAAAAAAGGGATGGGCGCCAATTTTGACTACGGAGCGGGGAAAATTGAAAATCTCATTGGCGTGATCGGCGCCTGGTTTGTTGTGCTTTCCGTCGGATACATCATTTACACGTCCATCGGGCGGCTTGTTTCGCCCGTTCCTCTTGATCCCGGCCACCTGGCCATGGGAGCCGTGATCATGTTGGCATCCATGATTTCAAGCGGCTATCTCTGGATTCGCAACTATCGGATCCACAAAAGGATCCCTTCTCCGGTTACGGACATTCAATGGCGGGTGCCCATGTCCGACACGGTCATCGCCGGAGGGATACTGGTCAGCCTGCTGGCCATGATTCTCCTGCGGAAATACGCATGGTCGCTCTATATCGACCCCGTCATATCCCTGGCATTAGGCGGCGTCATCATCTATTCCTTTTACGGGCTGATAAAAAGTTCTCTCTTCGACCTCCTGGACAGAACCCTCGAAGAAAAATACCAGATCATCATCACCCAGGAACTGGCGAAATTTTATCATGAGTATGTCCACTATCACGGTGTCCGCTCGCGGAGAACGGGAGGGCGGGTCTTCATTGAAATCTTTTTGGAATTTGACCCCGACCAACGCGTTGGCGAAGTCCAGCAGGTCATCCGGTCCATGCGGGAGTCATTGGAAGGAAAAATCGAAAACAGTTTCGTGAGCGTATCGCTTGCAACGGAATCAGTGTGCTAA
- a CDS encoding glycosyltransferase: protein MTGRAGNVDAPRPISMFMGRVAVEKNIEDFLRLDIPGTKYVVGDGPAFAKLKAAYPDVRFVGAKRGEELAAHLAAADVFVFPSTTDTFGLVLLEAMACGVPVAAYPVTGPQSVVVHGKTGWLSENLHEAVHQALPISPQACRIHAETYSWERCTEQFLGNLHLLNTKRKDG, encoded by the coding sequence GTGACGGGTCGAGCCGGAAACGTGGACGCTCCGCGTCCGATCTCCATGTTCATGGGCCGGGTGGCGGTGGAGAAGAATATCGAGGACTTCCTCCGCCTGGATATTCCCGGCACCAAGTACGTGGTCGGCGACGGCCCGGCTTTCGCGAAGCTCAAAGCGGCCTATCCGGACGTCCGGTTCGTCGGAGCCAAACGCGGCGAGGAACTGGCCGCCCACCTGGCCGCCGCAGACGTCTTCGTCTTCCCCAGCACAACGGACACCTTCGGCCTGGTCCTCCTGGAGGCCATGGCCTGCGGCGTCCCCGTGGCCGCCTATCCGGTAACCGGCCCCCAAAGCGTGGTCGTCCACGGCAAGACCGGATGGCTGTCCGAGAATCTGCATGAAGCCGTGCACCAGGCCCTACCCATCTCTCCCCAAGCCTGCCGAATCCATGCCGAAACCTACTCCTGGGAACGTTGCACCGAGCAGTTTTTGGGTAATCTCCATTTGTTGAACACGAAACGCAAGGACGGCTGA
- a CDS encoding carbohydrate ABC transporter permease produces MTVVRVSNQVYGWLLFFPAAVMFFLFTHYPILATLKASFFSTPRGARPARFVGLENYRVMFDDPVFWKVLGNNFIFAAGTIPLSIGLALLMAVWVNGKLSGRSIVRTAYFTPTVLPMIAVANIWLFFYTPQIGLLDGLTGLLGFPSRNWLGEPSTVMSCLIVMTIWKEAGFFMIFYLAALQSISPELQDAGRIEGAGRWYFFRRVTWPLLMPTTVFILFNAVINAFKLVDHLFIMTKGGPNNASSLLLYYIYEVAFSFWDTAYASTLTMALLAVLAVLALSQFVYLERRTHYQ; encoded by the coding sequence GTGACGGTGGTTCGCGTTTCCAATCAAGTGTACGGATGGCTGCTTTTTTTTCCGGCGGCGGTGATGTTTTTTCTCTTCACCCACTACCCCATCCTGGCCACCCTGAAGGCCAGCTTTTTCTCCACGCCGCGCGGTGCCCGTCCGGCCAGGTTCGTGGGTCTGGAAAACTACCGGGTAATGTTTGACGACCCGGTTTTTTGGAAGGTCCTGGGCAACAACTTCATCTTTGCCGCCGGAACCATTCCGCTGAGTATCGGCCTGGCCCTGCTGATGGCCGTCTGGGTCAACGGCAAGCTGTCCGGCCGCAGCATCGTGCGCACCGCGTACTTCACACCCACTGTGCTGCCCATGATCGCCGTGGCCAACATCTGGCTCTTTTTTTACACCCCGCAGATCGGTCTGCTGGACGGCTTGACCGGGCTGCTCGGTTTTCCCAGCCGCAACTGGCTGGGTGAACCGTCCACCGTGATGAGCTGTTTGATCGTGATGACCATCTGGAAGGAGGCCGGCTTTTTCATGATCTTCTATCTGGCCGCGCTCCAGTCCATCTCTCCGGAACTGCAAGACGCCGGGCGGATCGAGGGGGCCGGCAGGTGGTACTTCTTCCGCCGGGTGACCTGGCCGCTGTTGATGCCCACCACGGTGTTCATTCTCTTTAATGCTGTAATCAACGCCTTCAAGCTGGTGGACCACCTGTTCATCATGACCAAGGGCGGCCCGAACAACGCCTCTTCGCTGCTACTGTACTACATCTATGAAGTGGCCTTTTCCTTCTGGGATACCGCCTACGCCTCCACCCTGACCATGGCTCTGCTGGCCGTCCTGGCCGTTTTGGCCCTCAGCCAGTTCGTGTACCTTGAACGGCGGACCCACTACCAATGA
- a CDS encoding Na/Pi cotransporter family protein: MLIEILGTITAGLGLFFIGVKLVGDHLKQLSGRKFRKIVTKVVNNPVRGALLGVLAGAATQSTNAVAYIATSMTTAGLMSLRGAMPVVIWANLGTSALVLAATVDIRVLVLYLLGMVGAAFYFNLDRSSRFRHLIGALLGVALLFLGLQFIKQGAAPLREMQAVRDLLELGADSYLMVFGIGAALTLVAQSSATVSIVAVAMTSVGLLTMPQTMMVIYGAGLGSAGSLWFLSANLTGTSRRIILQQVILKIGSTAIMLILFGLEQWRHIPLVQALTAWITPSISLQAAWVYLLQQLLGCILASMLLGPVLRLLGRLAPATQEEELARPVYLYDQALGDAETALDLVSREQNRLFSCLPDYIVTADQAVETARKDIQALYNGNAGVLREIELFLSELIDRTQDRQTMHRILNHQARNRVLGDLRESLFALRRMLGPADALRDRTHLERSLTEGMHAILRTMAETLSASDKIDLDEDDAAMLAAMTSDRSALMERLRHGLLRHTEELSYAVQESLFAATSLFERTIWLLGRYLALVAPTAASDATPQTQDHQS, translated from the coding sequence ATGCTGATCGAAATTCTGGGAACGATAACGGCCGGGCTGGGGCTGTTTTTCATCGGCGTCAAGCTGGTGGGGGACCATCTCAAGCAACTCAGCGGTCGCAAGTTCCGGAAGATCGTGACCAAGGTCGTGAACAACCCGGTACGAGGCGCTTTGCTGGGCGTTCTGGCCGGGGCCGCCACCCAAAGCACCAACGCCGTGGCCTACATCGCCACGAGCATGACCACGGCCGGACTCATGTCCTTACGCGGCGCGATGCCCGTGGTCATCTGGGCCAACCTGGGCACTTCGGCCCTGGTGCTCGCGGCCACGGTGGATATCCGCGTTCTGGTCCTGTACCTGCTGGGCATGGTCGGCGCGGCGTTCTACTTCAATCTGGACAGATCAAGTCGATTCCGGCATCTCATCGGCGCGCTGCTGGGCGTGGCCCTGCTGTTTCTGGGGTTGCAGTTCATCAAGCAAGGCGCGGCCCCGCTCCGGGAAATGCAGGCGGTGCGGGACCTGCTGGAACTGGGGGCGGACTCCTATCTCATGGTCTTCGGCATCGGCGCGGCGTTGACCCTGGTCGCCCAGTCCTCGGCCACGGTTTCCATCGTGGCCGTGGCCATGACCAGCGTCGGACTGCTGACCATGCCCCAGACCATGATGGTCATCTACGGAGCGGGCCTGGGGTCCGCGGGCAGTTTGTGGTTTCTTTCCGCCAATCTCACCGGCACCTCCCGTCGGATCATCCTGCAGCAGGTCATCCTCAAGATTGGCTCCACGGCGATCATGCTCATCCTGTTTGGGCTGGAACAGTGGCGGCACATCCCCCTGGTCCAGGCCCTGACCGCCTGGATCACTCCGTCCATCAGCCTCCAGGCCGCCTGGGTCTATCTTCTGCAACAGCTGCTGGGCTGCATCCTGGCCTCCATGCTCCTGGGGCCGGTCCTCAGATTGCTGGGCAGATTGGCCCCGGCCACCCAGGAGGAGGAACTGGCCAGACCGGTCTACCTCTACGATCAGGCCCTGGGAGACGCGGAAACCGCCCTGGACTTGGTCAGCAGGGAGCAAAACCGCCTCTTCAGCTGCCTGCCCGACTATATCGTCACGGCGGACCAGGCCGTTGAAACCGCCCGAAAAGACATCCAGGCGCTTTACAACGGCAATGCCGGCGTATTGCGCGAGATCGAGCTGTTTCTCTCCGAGTTGATCGATCGCACCCAGGACCGCCAAACCATGCACCGCATCCTGAACCATCAGGCCCGAAACAGGGTGCTCGGCGACCTCCGGGAGAGCCTCTTCGCCTTGCGACGGATGCTGGGGCCCGCGGATGCATTGCGCGACCGAACCCACCTGGAGCGATCCCTGACCGAAGGGATGCACGCCATCCTGCGCACCATGGCCGAAACGCTGAGTGCATCGGATAAAATCGATCTCGACGAAGATGACGCGGCCATGCTGGCGGCCATGACCTCGGACCGTTCCGCACTCATGGAGCGTTTGCGGCACGGTCTCTTGCGCCATACAGAGGAACTGTCGTATGCCGTGCAGGAATCCTTGTTCGCGGCCACCAGTCTCTTCGAGCGAACCATCTGGCTGCTGGGCCGCTATCTCGCCCTGGTCGCGCCCACCGCCGCTTCCGACGCCACCCCCCAGACCCAGGACCATCAATCGTAG